One stretch of Gemmatimonadota bacterium DNA includes these proteins:
- a CDS encoding tetratricopeptide repeat protein — YGNGLQAMDRGDYAEAVRLFQQAVQLDPSLGAARERQGEAAQLQRAGEVTPQQIAQTGLTELPAAPAAAARAEAPAAAVGAEDLLRDTRDQVNSTPATQLTERGAVQEGGTQQGGTRNPAQEGQQQEGVTQAPTARVRVCVPNPFTGKGC, encoded by the coding sequence TATGGCAATGGCCTGCAGGCCATGGACCGGGGCGACTATGCCGAAGCCGTGCGCCTGTTCCAGCAGGCGGTGCAGCTCGATCCCAGCCTGGGCGCAGCGCGGGAGCGGCAGGGCGAGGCCGCGCAGTTGCAGCGCGCGGGCGAGGTGACGCCGCAGCAGATCGCGCAGACAGGGCTGACGGAGTTGCCGGCTGCTCCTGCCGCGGCCGCCCGAGCGGAGGCCCCAGCGGCGGCGGTCGGGGCGGAGGACCTGCTGCGCGACACGCGTGACCAGGTCAACTCGACACCGGCCACCCAGCTCACGGAGCGTGGCGCGGTGCAGGAGGGTGGGACTCAGCAGGGCGGGACGCGGAACCCGGCGCAGGAGGGGCAGCAGCAGGAAGGGGTGACGCAGGCGCCGACTGCACGGGTGAGGGTGTGCGTTCCCAATCCCTTCACCGGTAAGGGGTGCTAG